In the Panthera leo isolate Ple1 chromosome D3, P.leo_Ple1_pat1.1, whole genome shotgun sequence genome, TGGATTGGACGCAATTGCCCAACTTCTCTCGGATTGGACTAGGCAAAGTCTCCTCCTTGATTGGATTTGGAAACCTCCCACCCAGTCTCCTGGGCGACAGGACTCTTTGTGCCTCATTGGACCCAACCAGGCCCCAAGCTATATTGGGCAAGATAAATCCTTTCTGGGACCTCATTGGGTTACAATCCCACTGGATGAAAGGGACTTGCTATGAACCTGATTGGAAGTTCTCAGGTAGCTTCTGGGGTTTCAGTGGACAATCTTAAATCACACCTCTCAGGAGGTAATAAAGGGGGAACCAATGCAAGCATACAAGTGTACCTAGCATTTCTTGGGTGGGTAGCATGATCTTAACCTTAGAGGCCAGAGTTGCCAGGCATTGCTCCCTGGCAGTTAATGCCAGAATCCCGACATGGATTAAGGGGCCCCCAAAGGTACCCCAGGAAGCAGACACAAGCGGCTGGAACAAATACTTTACTGTCAGGCTCTGCAGGCCAGAGGACCTCAGGAAGGGTCCTCACTGGCCTCCTCTAAGGCATTCAATAATATTAGTAATTAAATAGCAACGCTCATCCCCCAACCGGAATGTACAACAGAGGTCCCATTGTGCCATGTGGTCCCAAGGGGTCTGGTCCCATGAGGTCTGGTACccaagaggcaggggtgggggtgggggggctccctGATGCAGAGGGGTTAAGgccacaaaggaaaaggaaagaaaggaatggggTCCAGGGGCAGCTGGGCTGGTTCATCACATCCAGGAATCCGGCTCTCCCCTTGGGCTCACTGAATGCAGGGCATGCCAGGACCCAGGCTCTGTGGATCCAGATGGGCGACGAGGGCCCCGTGGCGTTGGGATGCGTGAAGGTTTTCGGTCTGGCTGTGTGTCCACCCGGCCCCGTGCCCAGGTCCTTGGGAGCTCCAGGCCAGCCAAGGGGCTCCCAGGTGCATCTGGTGGGCCCCCTACACCAGGGCAGGGGCTGCCTTCATCAGAAGAGCTGGACAGGACTGGGCCTCGGGGTCCGGGCAGCCCATTGGCCATCCGACTAGAGTCCCCAGGTTGGCCACACTTGCTACCCAGGACACTGAGGGATgaagaggaggagctggaggaacaGTAGGCCGAGTCAGAAGCTGGAGGGTCTGGGGGCCGAGCTGGGTCAGAGGCTGGTCCAGGGGGGGTCCCGCCAGCAGCAGCCTCAAGGGCTCGGGCATTGGCCAGGAACTCCTCTTCCAAGCGCCGGAACAGTTGCTGCTCCTGCTTCGGGTCAAGTTGCAGGGGGGTGCGGAAGACACTGGCCGGTGTGGTGCCCAGCTCTGGACTGGGGCTGGAGACCCGCAGAGGCCGGGGGGCTGCAGGGCTGCGAGCCCGGGGAGTCTGGGGGCTGCTTCTGCCTGAGCCCCCGCTGACCCTGCCCCGGGGCACCCATGAGTGCTGCCCATCTCGGTCCCTGCGCACGAGCAGCGTGGTCTGCTCCTCACGGCTCTGGCTCCGGGCCCgtcgggcagggctgggggccaaCAGCTGGGTTCCCCTGCTTCCTGGGGCCCCACGCGGCCTCCCTCGATCCAGCCGGTCTCGGGACTGGCTGCGCGGAGCTGGAGGCCGTCTTGGAGAGGCCGGGGTGCCTGTGGTCAGCCTCCGGCTGGGTCGTTCCCTCCGGGAGCCAGTGCCTGATTCTTCACTGCGGGCACCAAGCGGGCCGCTCTGGGCTGAGGAGGCTGAGGAGTCACTGTCCCCAGAGCAGCGGCGGGAGCGGGGATGGGGGGGCAGCTGGTCCCGGACCCTGGGGCAGGGGAAcaagagagagatggggcatCTCAAGAGAGGACTGGCGTGTAGGAAgagcaggcagaggaaggaatAAGCAGCTGAGGGGTTGGGGCTGGGGAAgacacctggggtgggggtgggggtgggggcaatcAAGGGCTTCTGTCCTGGGGACTTCCAGAGAGAAGTGAGCCACTGGGCAGCAGCTTCCGGcagccaccacccacccccaccccccacccccacccccacccccaggcagcaGAAaaagccaggctctgagctccccctccccaggcctccagcTTCCTGGGTAGGCCAGAGGGAAGCGGTAGGACTGGCCGACGCCCAGCCCCCAGGGCCCGCCCCAGCTGTGTTGTTGGGTTGCTTGGGTTGCCATGGAGATAGGAAGCCAGGCCTGCCCCCACCCACGGGAACTTTTCCCAGGGTGAGTCACTCTGGAGCACAGGCTCCTTCGTCATCCAGGCCAGGGCGGATG is a window encoding:
- the GAS2L1 gene encoding GAS2-like protein 1 yields the protein MADPVAGIAGSAAKSVRPFRSSEAYVEAMKEDLAEWLNALYGLGLPSGGEGFLTGLATGTTLCQHANAVTEAARALAAARPARGVAFQAHSVVPGSFMARDNVATFIGWCRTELGVPEVLMFETEDLVLRKNEKSVVLCLLEVARRGARLGLLAPRLVQFEQEIERELRAAPPAPSAPAAEEDATETATVAGAPARGPRMTPSDLRNLDELVREILGYCTCPDQFPMIKVSEGKYRVGDSSLLIFVRVLRSHVMVRVGGGWDTLEHYLDKHDPCRCSSSAHRPPQSRARTFSPQRVSPTPSPRAGSPAPGAERRSSRPEVTPISLRSSKEGTETPLRVRDQLPPHPRSRRCSGDSDSSASSAQSGPLGARSEESGTGSRRERPSRRLTTGTPASPRRPPAPRSQSRDRLDRGRPRGAPGSRGTQLLAPSPARRARSQSREEQTTLLVRRDRDGQHSWVPRGRVSGGSGRSSPQTPRARSPAAPRPLRVSSPSPELGTTPASVFRTPLQLDPKQEQQLFRRLEEEFLANARALEAAAGGTPPGPASDPARPPDPPASDSAYCSSSSSSSSLSVLGSKCGQPGDSSRMANGLPGPRGPVLSSSSDEGSPCPGVGGPPDAPGSPLAGLELPRTWARGRVDTQPDRKPSRIPTPRGPRRPSGSTEPGSWHALHSVSPRGEPDSWM